The window AAAAAGCAAACAGGCTGAAATCATTAAAAGCCATAAGGCTGCCCCAATCGCAATTTCAAAATCACCGCTGGAAATATTAAGGTACACGGCCACCGGCAAGGTTTCTGTTTTAAAACGAGTGGCGCCAGCCAGCATTAAAGTCGCACCAAATTCACCAATGGCGCGAGCCCAGGCTAAAATTGCGCCACACAGCAAAGGCTTCCAACACATAGGCAGCTCAACTTTAAGCAGGCTTTGCCAAGGTGTTAAACCTAAGTTATAGGCGGCAAGCCGATAACCATCATCAAAATGACTGAAAACCCCGCGAGCATTACGCAACATAATTGAGGTGGCAATATAACTTTGCGCCACTACAATACCAATCGGGCTAAAAATCCAACGACTAATCTCTGGAATCAGCGAACTCAGCCAACCTTGTGAACCGAACAACAAAAGTAAACTTAAACCCGTGACTAAGGGTGGCAAAACCATCGGTAAGTCCAGCACAGTATCAATGAGCTTTTGTAGCGGTAGGCGAATTTGACTCATCACCCAAGCGGCAGGTAATGCAATTAACAATGCAACAACTAGCGAAAAAAGCGAAGTCCCTAAAGAAAGCATTAAGGCAAAGTGCAGTTCATGATCAAACAACACCTGTTTGAAAAAATGCCAATTTAATTGCCCAATTAAAGCAAGCACCGTTCCCAATACCGTTAAAAATAATAACATTAAGGGGAGCAGTGCTAACTTTAAACTGAGGCTTTTATTTAACCGGTAAGAAGCCTTCATCGGTAAAATACTTCACACCTTCTGTATGGAAAAAATCAAATAGCTGTTTAGCTTCCGTTGGATGTGCCGAAGATGAAAGTAACGCTAAGGTGACTTTTTCTTGCGGTGTGCCTTGTGGGTTTGGCAAGATTTCCACTTTATCGCGTACTTTCCACGCACCAGAACGACCGACAACTGCCGCATCCACATCACCATTCAATAGATACATCATCAACTGTTTTACGGTAGCCGCTTTCACAACCACTTTTTCATTCAACGCCTGTTGATAACCCGATAGCTCAAAAATTTTCTCGGCCCCTTTACCTAACGCCATTG is drawn from Haemophilus parainfluenzae and contains these coding sequences:
- a CDS encoding ABC transporter permease → MKASYRLNKSLSLKLALLPLMLLFLTVLGTVLALIGQLNWHFFKQVLFDHELHFALMLSLGTSLFSLVVALLIALPAAWVMSQIRLPLQKLIDTVLDLPMVLPPLVTGLSLLLLFGSQGWLSSLIPEISRWIFSPIGIVVAQSYIATSIMLRNARGVFSHFDDGYRLAAYNLGLTPWQSLLKVELPMCWKPLLCGAILAWARAIGEFGATLMLAGATRFKTETLPVAVYLNISSGDFEIAIGAALWLLMISACLLFLLRVLNREL